From the Capsicum annuum cultivar UCD-10X-F1 unplaced genomic scaffold, UCD10Xv1.1 ctg32169, whole genome shotgun sequence genome, the window CTATTGCAAGGAACTGTCCTAACATGATCCGATTTTGTGTGTGTTTAGTCAAGCCTCAATCTCCTGATTACCTAACCCTTGGACCGCTCGATGCTGGTTTTGATGCCATCGTCCATCACTGCAAGGGATTGCGACAACGTTCCCTTTCTGGCCTCCTTACAGATCATGTGCTAAGAATCTAGAGATGCTCTTCGTATATCTAGGCCTCCACAACTTCCTCTGCTTGGAGATCAGAGACTGCTCCTTTGGCGGCAAGGCTGTAGGTCAAAGCTGCAAGGCTGGAGACGATGCGGTATCTTTGGATGTCTTCTTGTTCATTAAGTTATGTCGCGTGTTTTCTGCTAGCTCAGAGGTTTCCAAGAGTTAAGGTCATCTGGACACGAGACCAGAAAGTTTCCCGGTCGAGAAATTCTTCATTTACAGGACAGTGGCAGGACGGAGGTTCGACATGACTGATTCCACTTGGACCGTTGATGAAGATGCAGCAGCATCAACTTCATATAGAACCGGGTATTGATCCATGGTTCTGCATAGGAGAACTGCAGTTATCACTTATCAGTTCTACATTGATCTTTCTCCTCACTTATCAAAAGTTTGATTGccttttgttctttttcctttttagacTTTAGCGTCTTTCGAAGTTTGCTTGGTTAGCTTCTGCATGACGCCTGATTATTTGGGTCCTAACAATAGATATGTTGTTATTGGGTCCTAACAATAGATATGTTGTTATTGAACGGACAGGAATAAGCAATaccacaaacaaaagaaaacaagaacacacagattttacgtggaaaccctgaTGGGAAAAGTCACGGGCAGAGGAGGAGAAAATTCACTATATGGAGAGGAGTACAAGGAAGAGACGAAAGTCTCAATGACGTATATCAAAAACCACCAAAAACAaccccactaaatgcacttatataatacgtgcgtacaaataaatcctaagTCAAAAAACAACCCACTATCGGCCCGATTCCTCCGCTACCACCACAAACccctaaaaaaatctcaaacatgggtcgcaccgtgAACTTTTCAGGTCCGGATAAAaaaaattcgggtcacaaacttatcataatatttgtGTGAATATAAAAgcttttaattaagaaattataagaaTGTTAACATTATTTTGacgatgaaataaaaaaatagtgtcAAACAAAATGAAACGAAGGAAACAACATAATGTGAACAAAGTATTGAGAGTTTGATTAAGAGTAAAATATCTAGTACcacctgaactatgaccaaatttgttaTAACACTCTCCAACTTCATGGGAGTGCTACAACCCTTGAACTAAATTTAGCCTATGTTTGTCCACCTTGTAAGTTGACGTGGCATCTTTTGTTAGGCTTTATAGCTGACGTGGAACCTTTGATgtgggctccattttatgtaataatgaTGCCACGTCAGAACAAAAATGGCATAAAAacacgctaaaattgagtttgggGTAATAGAGCCCGAAGTGTATCGTAGCGACTTTGATCAAAGTTCGAAGGAGTACTAGATGCTTATCTCTTTGATtaacttacttttcttttttattatctcTTTGATtaacttacttttcttttttacttttacaCTTGTGGTGGACAAGCTGTGAGGACCCATTGCTTCATCGTTTTACTTTCTAGACTTTCGAAAATACTATGCATGATCTTTTCTACAATTTTTTtcaatactaaaattattttcttcactACCCTCAAGCCAAACATCTTCCAACAATTAGAAGTTGGATGAATAATAAagcaagaaaaagatattttcaTCAAGTTAAAAGGTTAGTTTTCAAtagtgttttttaaaaaaaaaaaaaattgatacacTGATTTCTTCTGAAGTAGGATTGTAAAAGTTGAATAAAAGGACATTAAAAGTCTgacaaaatctttttgatttcATAGATAGATTACTTTCACAATATTATCCTTGTGTATAGAGTAACAATACAAAAACATACTACTCTACGGATGATAAAAGGAACTGTGGAAGGAGACAATTAGCAACAATAAAAGGTCACAAGGAGAAAACAAATATAAAttggagttatttttgaacttttgtgaGTAATTTGGAGCGGAAagagtattttggtatttttcaaattactgaaaatttctgaattttatggccaaacgcaaccccaaaaaaaaagattaaagcatttagtacccctgaactatgaccaaatttgctacgacacactccaacttcacgcgAGTCCTATTAcccttgaactaaattttagcatattttgtcatcctttttagctgatgtgacatTTTTTGTCAATCTTCTTAGCTGACATGATACCTTTAACGTGCgcttcattttatgtaataaaggctCTACGTCATCCcaaaagggtgataaaaatatgttaaaattgtgTTCAGGGTAAGAGGACTCCTGGGAAATTGAAATATGTCATAGCAACTTTGATTATAGTTCGAAATGATATCAGATGGTTATCTCAAAAGAATATAGTATATATTGCAGATTATTGTTTCCACTTGAGAGTATGATTAATGGCAGACAAGTGAGGCCATTGCTTTATGCTTTTTCTTTATAAACTTTATTCGAAATACTATGCATCATTTTCTACCTAACATCAGTGATTTGTTCTCTCTTTATCTTCtaattttcagcttttcattATTCAAGCTAATAGTTTTCTCGAGAGTACACAAAAACACCGAGGAACAAAGCAACTATATCTGAATTTTCATCAAGTGATAAAGGTTAATCTCTGATAAACTTAGTTTGTTTAGTTTTGGTAGTAAGATCtgtagaaataaaaatgataaagaaattaattttatgctttttttttcttttcacctgATGAAGTTTTTATCTACTTTTTATACATCAGATTCGGAAATTTTGGCTAGTGAAACTTGAAAGACACTTATAGTCATGGAAAAACAAGGAGAAACAGCAAAAGGGAAAGCAAACAATTTTGAGGTATGTCATGATTACTGAACTTTACTTTTGTATGTATTTGTTAATTAGTTACTTATATAAACTGATTTTGACTCACTAAAATCATTGAACTTTACTTGTTGTATCAGTATAATCACAAATTTAAACTTTTGTCCCATTTAATTCATTGAACTACGTGTTAATAATCTTGAAAATACAATTCACTGAAAGATCAAATTTTTGTTCAGATTATTGTAAGATGGAGATTAGATGTATATAAGTTTTGAAAGTAGAGGGGGTAATTCTGGCCAGTTTTCCTTTAATTAAATCCATGTGGCTtttgttttaactaaaaaaaatagagaaataattttAACATCGACTATTTAACTTTCATTAGTTAAAAACTACGTtgtgcggactcttcactttcgatgccgcacccgtgttggattctccaaaaaatacactagttttgaCGAATCCGACACGCATCTGTTGATATTATTGAAGAGTCTAAGCAACATAGGTCAAAAAGGGCATACTGGAGTCACTCATGTTACGCCACGGGTATAGATAGCCCATTTTTCGTAGAAGATAAAGCATGTAACAAATATCCGATAATTTTGGATGAAGCATTAGGTCAGATAGATAACATCAATTTTCATAAGATATTCCTAAAGGATTGATCTTCAAATTCATACATAATACATATGCATGTGTTGGTTTCCTGTATAGAGTAAATGTTGCATGGTAAATATGTTCTCTATCtaaattttgatataatatttgGTCATTTGGCAGGTATCATTTTCTGCTCTTCGCAAGGATGTTGTCAACGTTCAAGATTTCATGGAGAGGTTAAAGAATGAAGAAGATCAAAATGCTGTCGACATGGCCGATCAAATTGAAGAGCTGAAATTTCAGCTGGCAGTTATTTGTACATATGTCCAGCTTTCTCATTGTGATTTGGAAGAGTTTAAAGATGAAATGAGTGATTCAAGACAAAGGGTTGAGAATCTGCTTCGACAAATTTTGGTCGGATGTCAATACAACATGGATCATGTTCTTCCTAGCCTCATGGATAATATCGATGATTGTATCAGCTCGTGTCATCATTCTACACCAAGTGCCACCATGACTGACGAGCAGTTGAACTTCCTCCTCCTGAATCTCCATCATATATCCATGCATCTTGCTGAACAGATATTTCCATTAGAGACTCAGTATGAGATTCTTCAGAAAGTGTCTGGCAACATGAAAGATTTCCATGGGTTGATAGTGAATGGTTGCATTGAGCACGAGATTGTTCAATATGTCTTGCCTCAGCTTCAACGTATGGCTGAGAGAGTTGGACTCTTCCTTTGGAATGATCGAACTTATGGAGACTCTCGACAGTTCAAGCTGGCACATCTACTCATGAAGATTATTCCAATTGAACTGGAGGTGATGCAAATATGTTATACAAATTTGAAAGCTTCACCATCAGTACAAGTTGGACGCTTTATTAAGCAACTCCTTGAAACCTCGCCGAAAGTTCTGAGAGAATATCTGATTCATCTACAAGAGCACATGGTAACGGTTATTACCGCAAGCACTTCAGGGGCTCGAAACATTCATGTCATGATAGAGTTCCTATTAATTGTTCTTACTGAAATGCCGAAGGACTTTATTCATCATGACAAATTATTTGATCTTTTGGCACGTGTTGGAGCACTTATCAGGGAGGTATCAACTCTCGTTCACGacttagaagaaaaatcaaggaaTGAAGAGAGTACCGATGAAACAACTCTAGACTTGCTGGAAGAAAAACTTGAACTCCTCAAGGAAGATCTCAAAAATGATTATCTGAAAGCCCCAGACTCATTTCAATGGTGCTTCCCCATGAGTGATGGACCGTTCTTCATGCATCTTCTACTCATCCACTTGAATGATCTGCTAGATTCCAATTCTTATTCAATTGCTTTGATAAAGGAAGAAATTACCCTGGTGAAAGAAACCCTCGAATTCATAAGATCGTTCTTCGTGAATGTTGAGCAAGGATTGTATAAAGATCTCTGGGCACGTGTTTTAGATGTGTCATCTGAGGCTAAAGCTGTCATCGATTCAATTATCATAAGAGAGAATGGGCTCTTACATTTTATTTTCTCACTTCCCATCACCATAAAAAAGATCAACATTATCAAAGAAGATGTCTCCCAATTACCGGAGAAGATTCCCAAGAACAAGAGCCTCATTGTTGTAAACTCTCCCAAGAATCCAGTTGAAAGAAAGTTATTGACAACTAGTAAAATAATTGTAGGTTTTGAGGAGGAGACAAACTGGTTAATTACTATGCTCACCAGTGGACCGAAAGATCTTGATGTCATTTCAATCACTGGTATGCCGGGTTCGGGCAAAACTACTTTGGCATACAAAGTATACAATGACAAATCAGTTTGTAGTCATTTCGACCTTCGTGCATGGTGCACTGTCGACCAAGATTATGACGAGAAGGACGTGTTGGTAAAACTTTTTAATCAAGTTACTGGCTCAGCATTGAAGTTCAGTAAGGATATTGATGTTGCTGATATGCTACGGAGACAACTGTTTGGAAAGAGGTACCTAATTGTGTTAGATGATCTGTGGGATACTACTACATGGGATGATTTAACAAAACCATTCCCTGATGTTGAGAAAGGAAGTAGAATTATTTTGACGACTAGACAAAAGGAAGTGGCTTTTCATGGAAAGGGCAGAACTGATCCTCTTAACCTTCGATTGCTAAGACCAGAAGAAAGTTGGGAGTTATTAGAGAAGAGGGCATTTGGAAAAGAGAGTTGCCCTGATGAACTATTGGATGTCGGAAAAGAAATAGTCCAAAATTGCAAGGGACTTCCTTTGGTTGTTGATCTGATTGCTGGCGTCATTGCAGGGAGGGAAAAGACGAAGGCTGTGTGGCTTGAAGTTCGAAATAATTTGAAGTCCTTTATTTTGAACAGTAAAGTTGATGTGATGAAGGTTATAGAATTAAGTTATGACCATTTACCTCATCACATGAAGCCATGTTTTCTCTACCTTGCAAGATATTCAAAGGATGCAAAAATTGACCGAGatttgttgaaaataaattgGCGTGCTGAAGGGCTTGTTGAACAGATAGAGAAGATGAGTTTGgaagaagttatggataatttaattTCCAGTAGCTTGGTAATTACTTTTAATGAGATAGGTAATGACCCGACTTGCCAACTACATGATCTTGTGCACGACTTTTGTTTGATAAAAGCAAAAGAGGAAAATTTATTTGGCCGGATAAGTTCAAGTgctccatcttcttcttcacatttgATGCCACGTATAGTGACCATTGATTATGATAAGGAGTGCTTTGAGAGTAACAATTTCATCCTGTTTAGTTCAAAAATGAAAAGGCATTCTGGTAAACACCTCTATTCTTTGACGATAACTGGATACAAGATGGTCGACAGACTTTCTGATGCATGTCACCTAAGAGACTTGAGGCTTCTTAGAGTGTTGATCCTGTATCCGTCCATTATGATGGTGAAAGATTCTTTGTTGAATGAAATAGGCATGTTGAATTATTTGAGGTACTTAAGAATTGGGACAGAAGTTAAATCTCTGCCTTCATCTTTCTCAAACCTCAGGAATCTCGAAACCCTATGGGTTGAAAACAAAGGATCACCCTGGGTACTATTACCAAGAATTTGGGATCTTGTAAAGTTGCGAGTGTTGTTCATTAATGCTTGTTCTTTCTTTGATATGCATACAGATGAACCAATATTAATATCAGAGGACTCAAAGTTAGAGAAATTGAGAGAATTAGACAAGCTCGTACTTTCCTATTCGAAAGATATAGAGGATATTTTCATAAGGTTCCCCAATCTTCAAAGGCTTGTATTTTATCTcaaggaatcatgggattattCAACAGAGCGATACTGGTTCCCGAAATTGGATTTCCTAACTGAACTAGAAGTCCTCAGAGTAGATTTTAAAAGTTCAAACACAAATGACAGTGGACCCTCTCTAGCGACAAATTGGTCTTGGGATTCTCATTTTCCTTCCAATTTGAAAATATTGTCGTTGTGGGACTTTCCTCTGTCATCCGATTCACTATCAATAATAACGACACTGTCCAACCTTGAAGAGTTGTTCCTTATTAGAACAATCCTCGAGGGGGGAGAATGGAACATGAGGGAGGACACCTTTGTGAATCTCAAATATTTGGAGTTAGATGAAGTGAATCTTGCTAATTGGGAGTTTGGAGAGGAATCCTTTCCCGTGCTTGAGAAATTAGCACTGTGGAGATTGCGTAAGCTTACAGAGATTCCGCCTAATTTTGGGGATATTGCTTCATTGAAAATTATCGAACTTGACGAGAACCCTCACCTTGAAGATTCAGCTTTGGAGATTAAACAATATGTTGAAGATATGACGGGAGAAGACAAGCTTCAAATCCTTGACGTGGATAAAATCCCGTTATCTAAGACAGGTTCTCTATTGTTTCACTTCTGAGAAACCAAATATATGTATGTTGTTTACTATCTGTTTcatgaattctcaactgaacattTTGTGAACTTTAAGTAGAAACAAGAATAATGACAGGCTATGGAACCGATCAAGATAGAGGAAACCAATCAAGTAGAGGAAAACAGAAGTGCGACGAATAGAGTAAAAACAGAGGTATCACATACTATGCTATTGCTTAATAACTTTCATCAATGAATTATCTTCTTAATCTTTTGTTTCTATCTCCTATTTCCTTTGCTAAATTTATTTTCAGTATCATAATCTGAACGAGTCTTGATGTTGAATATATACATGGTGAGAGAAATGTTATGTATGGTCAATTCTTTAGTGCTTCTAAAGTACAGATTTGACAATGTGGATTTACTTTGCAACTTATCGAAGGAAAAAGCTATTTTGGTTGCTGTTGCAGTTAGCCCTTTGGCAGGCATCACatatgtgatccttttcaaacttgagttttggcagaTCTTTCACCAAATTAAGCCTAGACAGTTTCTCAATAATGTGCATGCTGGCATGCCCGAGCTTCCTGTGCCACAACCAAGTATCATTGGATTGCACAGTAAGGCAGGTCATGGTGGCAAAGTCaggactatttaaaacataaatgttaTGAACGCGTTCACTGATAAGGGAGATATTTCTTTTGTCATGTTTAATTGAGCAGCTTTTAGCTTTGAAGAGCACTCCAAACCCGGGTCACATAGTTGACCGATGCTGAGCAAGTTGTGTTTGACACCGTCTACTAGGTATAATTTGGTGAATTCGCATGATGAGTTGAGTCTTACTAAGCCGACTCCAATAATGTTGCCTCTGGCATTGCCACTGAATCTGACTGATCCCCAGCTACTTTCTTTAGGGAAGAAAAGTTCTCCTTCTTTCCAGTCATATGTATGGAACATCCACTGTCAATGACCCACATTCCTTTTCTGTAGCTCTTGCGGATCTGTTCCTGTAAAAAAAGAAGATTAATTTTGTGTAGGTACTCAAGTGGTCTTGGGTTATTTCAGATTAGATgtgctttccttgggctttcaaaCCCTCACACTTTTAGGATTATGCCTGCAGCTGTAGGATTTGTGCCCTCTCTGTCGACAAGTAAAGCAGATGGGTCCTCAGAAAGAAAGGAGGTCTTAGCTGATTTAAACGACCCTGAGAAGAAACTCGAATTCCTTTTTAAGGAGTTTGTTCCTACGAAATAATTAGCTATGATACAACAAACATGAATctcattaaaaatctaatgcaggAAGGTTCGGACGGGGATGAAGAACCTGTTGCTTAGAATTATTCAAAGTGTGGCTAGATCAGCAAGGATATATCAGTCTGGCCTCTTCCGAAATAATCCAAGAGGAATCCACTATCTGATTTACGTCGAGCAATAGTAATTTCCGATACCAGTTTGTGTAGTGGTTGCTCCACTAGACCTATCGGTGAGGCAAGAAGCCAAGAAGAGTGCAACTTCGACAATGACCAAGGTGGGCTTGATATTAATTTGCTTGAAGCAACAAGATTTAAAAGGGTCGtttcttatttaaaataatatcatatgaaCCTACTCCATCTTCCTTCTTGCTTTTATTTTGTTCCATTTATTAATTCGCATCATTATTTCAAACTATTATCATAGAGTGTGTTACAAAATTTTATGCACATTTTATGCCTCGCTAGTTGATGGGCCACTGCTATGCCTCGAACTGCAAGTTTGCTACCACCGAGCGCCGCCGACTTCAACTGTAAGTCTCTCTTTGATACATAAATGGAGTTGCCGTTTCTCTGCTATTGGGAAAGAAAGAAGTGAAACAGAAGGTCGGCAACCTCTCTACTATATGAAAGTTACCCTATATCTCAATTTTTCTCTAGTTTTTGCAAATCTTTCAAGTACTGAAGTCATTGAGAAATTCCAATGCATCAGGAAGTGGGATCTCTGCCTGCAAGGACTTATAATTGTCACGCAGGCTGGTGGAATCAACCATCGATAAGCATTTGGTGTTTCATTATCAAGATGTTTAAATAGGTGTTGCTGTACAACATTCGGCCTATTAATACCTTGATTGATGGGCATTGAAAGAGTCAAGAGTAATGAGGTGGTAAGCACATCGCCTTTGTGAAGGTTTATTCTTTTCCAATTTTTGATATTTCTCGTTTTCATCACAAATATCTTCTAACCGTGGTTTCTTTTCTACAGGTGGCACCTTTAAGTCCACTGACAAACTCGAAAAAATAACTTAATGAGTTGAAGCTTACATTCACCAGGTGCAACTTCACCTGTAATGCAGACAATTCAAATTCTCAAGCATCTATATCCACCGCAGTGGCTGCCAGTGCTGAGCAGCTAGTTGATGCACACGTgatgaaagaaaaagaagtgcAGGTGTATGAATTCGCCTGAAAATGCTGCTGTATTGCGGTTGCAGCTAGCAATACATGTGTAAATAATCTAGCTGCTACTCTTGTTTTACCGTTATCACCTAGAATCTATTGCTCATAATTATTCAAATGTGGTTAGAGCAGCACAGATACACAAAGGCGAAGCCAGACTTTAAAGTTTATGGATTCTGAACTTTCCACTGAACTCATAACTCGTCTGGTTCACAGTAAAATATTTATGGAATGAATTTTCTAATAAAACTACAGGGTCTAAGTAGAAGCTATTGGGCTCACCCGAACCTGTAGCTGATGCTCTAGCCCTACCCCTGCACATATATCACACGGTCATCTTACTGTGAGGCAAGTTCCACAAGATCCAACAGGCTGTGACAATGACCATGTGAAACTCCAGATGGGCTTCATATGTGATTTTCTCCTAGCTAGTGTTTTTTATATGCTTGTTATTAGGGAATGATTAGTCCCTCACTGTAACTACAACCATTGTCAATCACCACAATCAGTCGCCACTAGCGTTACCCATCATT encodes:
- the LOC107852311 gene encoding putative late blight resistance protein homolog R1A-3 isoform X2, which produces MEKQGETAKGKANNFEVSFSALRKDVVNVQDFMERLKNEEDQNAVDMADQIEELKFQLAVICTYVQLSHCDLEEFKDEMSDSRQRVENLLRQILVGCQYNMDHVLPSLMDNIDDCISSCHHSTPSATMTDEQLNFLLLNLHHISMHLAEQIFPLETQYEILQKVSGNMKDFHGLIVNGCIEHEIVQYVLPQLQRMAERVGLFLWNDRTYGDSRQFKLAHLLMKIIPIELEVMQICYTNLKASPSVQVGRFIKQLLETSPKVLREYLIHLQEHMVTVITASTSGARNIHVMIEFLLIVLTEMPKDFIHHDKLFDLLARVGALIREVSTLVHDLEEKSRNEESTDETTLDLLEEKLELLKEDLKNDYLKAPDSFQWCFPMSDGPFFMHLLLIHLNDLLDSNSYSIALIKEEITLVKETLEFIRSFFVNVEQGLYKDLWARVLDVSSEAKAVIDSIIIRENGLLHFIFSLPITIKKINIIKEDVSQLPEKIPKNKSLIVVNSPKNPVERKLLTTSKIIVGFEEETNWLITMLTSGPKDLDVISITGMPGSGKTTLAYKVYNDKSVCSHFDLRAWCTVDQDYDEKDVLVKLFNQVTGSALKFSKDIDVADMLRRQLFGKRYLIVLDDLWDTTTWDDLTKPFPDVEKGSRIILTTRQKEVAFHGKGRTDPLNLRLLRPEESWELLEKRAFGKESCPDELLDVGKEIVQNCKGLPLVVDLIAGVIAGREKTKAVWLEVRNNLKSFILNSKVDVMKVIELSYDHLPHHMKPCFLYLARYSKDAKIDRDLLKINWRAEGLVEQIEKMSLEEVMDNLISSSLVITFNEIGNDPTCQLHDLVHDFCLIKAKEENLFGRISSSAPSSSSHLMPRIVTIDYDKECFESNNFILFSSKMKRHSGKHLYSLTITGYKMVDRLSDACHLRDLRLLRVLILYPSIMMVKDSLLNEIGMLNYLRYLRIGTEVKSLPSSFSNLRNLETLWVENKGSPWVLLPRIWDLVKLRVLFINACSFFDMHTDEPILISEDSKLEKLRELDKLVLSYSKDIEDIFIRFPNLQRLVFYLKESWDYSTERYWFPKLDFLTELEVLRVDFKSSNTNDSGPSLATNWSWDSHFPSNLKILSLWDFPLSSDSLSIITTLSNLEELFLIRTILEGGEWNMREDTFVNLKYLELDEVNLANWEFGEESFPVLEKLALWRLRKLTEIPPNFGDIASLKIIELDENPHLEDSALEIKQYVEDMTGEDKLQILDVDKIPLSKTGYGTDQDRGNQSSRGKQKCDE
- the LOC107852311 gene encoding putative late blight resistance protein homolog R1A-3 isoform X1 produces the protein MEKQGETAKGKANNFEVSFSALRKDVVNVQDFMERLKNEEDQNAVDMADQIEELKFQLAVICTYVQLSHCDLEEFKDEMSDSRQRVENLLRQILVGCQYNMDHVLPSLMDNIDDCISSCHHSTPSATMTDEQLNFLLLNLHHISMHLAEQIFPLETQYEILQKVSGNMKDFHGLIVNGCIEHEIVQYVLPQLQRMAERVGLFLWNDRTYGDSRQFKLAHLLMKIIPIELEVMQICYTNLKASPSVQVGRFIKQLLETSPKVLREYLIHLQEHMVTVITASTSGARNIHVMIEFLLIVLTEMPKDFIHHDKLFDLLARVGALIREVSTLVHDLEEKSRNEESTDETTLDLLEEKLELLKEDLKNDYLKAPDSFQWCFPMSDGPFFMHLLLIHLNDLLDSNSYSIALIKEEITLVKETLEFIRSFFVNVEQGLYKDLWARVLDVSSEAKAVIDSIIIRENGLLHFIFSLPITIKKINIIKEDVSQLPEKIPKNKSLIVVNSPKNPVERKLLTTSKIIVGFEEETNWLITMLTSGPKDLDVISITGMPGSGKTTLAYKVYNDKSVCSHFDLRAWCTVDQDYDEKDVLVKLFNQVTGSALKFSKDIDVADMLRRQLFGKRYLIVLDDLWDTTTWDDLTKPFPDVEKGSRIILTTRQKEVAFHGKGRTDPLNLRLLRPEESWELLEKRAFGKESCPDELLDVGKEIVQNCKGLPLVVDLIAGVIAGREKTKAVWLEVRNNLKSFILNSKVDVMKVIELSYDHLPHHMKPCFLYLARYSKDAKIDRDLLKINWRAEGLVEQIEKMSLEEVMDNLISSSLVITFNEIGNDPTCQLHDLVHDFCLIKAKEENLFGRISSSAPSSSSHLMPRIVTIDYDKECFESNNFILFSSKMKRHSGKHLYSLTITGYKMVDRLSDACHLRDLRLLRVLILYPSIMMVKDSLLNEIGMLNYLRYLRIGTEVKSLPSSFSNLRNLETLWVENKGSPWVLLPRIWDLVKLRVLFINACSFFDMHTDEPILISEDSKLEKLRELDKLVLSYSKDIEDIFIRFPNLQRLVFYLKESWDYSTERYWFPKLDFLTELEVLRVDFKSSNTNDSGPSLATNWSWDSHFPSNLKILSLWDFPLSSDSLSIITTLSNLEELFLIRTILEGGEWNMREDTFVNLKYLELDEVNLANWEFGEESFPVLEKLALWRLRKLTEIPPNFGDIASLKIIELDENPHLEDSALEIKQYVEDMTGEDKLQILDVDKIPLSKTETRIMTGYGTDQDRGNQSSRGKQKCDE